A single region of the Raphanus sativus cultivar WK10039 chromosome 1, ASM80110v3, whole genome shotgun sequence genome encodes:
- the LOC108818311 gene encoding guanine nucleotide-binding protein subunit beta-like protein: MAEGLVLKGTMRAHTDMVTAIATPIDNSDTIVSASRDKSIIVWKLTKDDKSYGVAQRRLTGHSHFVEDVVLSSDGQFALSGSWDGELRLWDLAAGVSTRRFVGHTKDVLSVAFSLDNRQIVSASRDRTIKLWNTLGECKYTIAEGGEGHNEWVSCVRFSPNTLQPTIVSASWDKTVKVWNLSNCKLRSTLAGHTGNVNTVAVSPDGSLCASGGKDGVVLLWDLAEGKKLYSLEANSEIHALCFSPNRYWLCAATQQGIKIWDLESKSVVEDLKVDLKAEAEKSDGSGTAANKRKVIYCTSLNWSADGSTLFSGYTDGVIRVWGIGRY; the protein is encoded by the exons ATGGCGGAAGGACTCGTTTTGAAGGGCACCATGCGTGCACACACCGACATGGTCACCGCAATCGCCACCCCCATCGACAACTCGGACACCATCGTCTCGGCTTCCCGCGACAAATCCATCATCGTCTGGAAACTCACCAAGGACGACAAGTCCTACGGCGTAGCTCAGAGGCGTCTCACCGGCCACTCACACTTCGTCGAGGACGTCGTCCTCTCCTCCGACGGCCAGTTCGCGCTCTCCGGAAGCTGGGACGGCGAGCTCCGTCTCTGGGATCTCGCCGCCGGCGTGTCCACTCGCCGGTTCGTCGGACACACCAAGGACGTCCTCTCCGTCGCGTTCTCGCTCGACAACCGTCAGATCGTGTCGGCGTCTCGCGACCGCACGATCAAGCTCTGGAACACTCTCGGCGAGTGTAAGTACACCATCGCCGAGGGAGGTGAGGGACACAATGAGTGGGTTAGCTGCGTCAGGTTCAGTCCCAACACGCTCCAGCCGACGATTGTGTCGGCTTCTTGGGACAAGACAGTGAAAGTGTGGAACTTGTCGAACTGCAAGCTCAGGTCGACTCTTGCCGGCCACACTGGGAACGTCAACACTGTTGCTGTTTCGCCTGATGGTTCTCTTTGCGCGAGTGGAGGCAAAGACGGTGTCGTTTTGCTTTGGGATTTGGCTGAGGGGAAGAAGCTTTACTCTCTTGAGGCGAACTCTGAGATCCACGCGCTTTGCTTTAGCCCTAACAGGTACTGGCTGTGTGCTGCGACTCAGCAGGGTATTAAGATTTGGGATCTTGAGAGCAAGAGCGTTGTTGAGGATTTGAAGGTTGATCTGAAGGCCGAGGCTGAGAAGTCTGACGGAAGTGGTACTGCTGCCAACAAAAGGAAG GTTATTTACTGCACCAGCCTGAACTGGAGTGCTGATGGAAGCACTTTGTTCAGTGGTTACACGGATGGAGTTATCAGAGTTTGGGGTATTGGCCGTTACTAG
- the LOC130511625 gene encoding protein MOTHER of FT and TFL1-like, whose translation MAASVDPLVVGRVIGDVLDMYIPTANMSVYVGPKHITNGCQIKPSAAVNPPRVTISGNSDELYTLVMTDPDAPSPSEPNMREWVHWIVVDIPGGTNPSKGKEILPYTEPRPPVGIHRYILVLFRQRSPVGLMVQLPPSRANFSTRMFAGHLDLGLPVATVYFNAQKEPASRRR comes from the exons ATGGCAGCTTCGGTTGATCCTTTGGTGGTTGGAAGAGTGATCGGAGATGTGTTGGACATGTACATCCCCACCGCCAACATGTCTGTCTACGTTGGCCCCAAACACATCACTAACGGCTGCCAGATCAAACCATCAGCCGCAGTCAACCCTCCTAGAGTCACCATCTCCGGCAACTCCGATGAGCTTTACACCCTT GTGATGACTGACCCAGACGCACCTAGCCCGAGCGAGCCGAACATGAGAGAATGGGTCCATTG GATTGTCGTAGATATCCCCGGAGGCACCAATCCATCAAAAG GCAAGGAGATACTGCCATATACAGAACCGAGACCCCCTGTGGGGATTCACCGTTACATATTGGTACTTTTTCGGCAGAGGTCACCGGTGGGTCTGATGGTGCAGCTGCCGCCTTCTCGAGCCAATTTCAGCACCCGAATGTTCGCCGGACATCTAGATCTTGGTTTACCTGTGGCGACAGTTTACTTCAATGCCCAAAAAGAGCCAGCTTCACGCAGACGTTGA